The Rhodopseudomonas palustris genome window below encodes:
- the htpG gene encoding molecular chaperone HtpG yields the protein MTTIDTASETKPFQAEVAELLNLMVHSVYSETDIFLRELISNASDALDKLRYESIANPALMQDGGEPKIRIVPKKEPDTLTVIDNGIGMDRQELIDNLGTIAKSGTKSFLTKLTEAKDGAGLIGQFGVGFYAAFMVADSIVVTSRRAGSAEAWTWSSSGGAGFEIAPASEEAAARVSRGTEIVLHLKPEASKYLEAYQIERIVSEYSDNIQFPIELVPEEGEPRQINSASALWQRSKSELTEEDYKQAYRQIAGAFDEPAMTLHYRAEGRQSYAVMLFAPSSKPFDLFEPERKGRIKLYVRRVFITADADLLPPYLRFLRGVIDSEDLPLNLSREMLQNNPQLAQIRKAVTGKVIGELDSLAEKQPKQFAKIWDAFGPVIKEGLYEDYERREKLLSLARFTTTAGDNRTLAQYVEAMKENQTEIYYLVGDSIERLKSNPKLESATARGIEVLLLTDAVDAFWTSGQLDFGGKPLKSLSQGDINFDLIPKLDTDKAEDKPDEAKADEATVIAVIKDALGDRVSDVKASQRLTSSASCLVAGGFGPDRELEKMLARANKGAATKPVLEINLGHPLVAALADTRADKADATDLSFLLLEQAQILDGELPEDPAAFAGRLNRLVLRGVVAHG from the coding sequence ATGACCACGATTGATACCGCCAGCGAGACGAAGCCGTTCCAGGCCGAAGTGGCCGAGCTTTTGAACCTGATGGTGCACTCGGTCTATTCCGAGACCGACATCTTCCTGCGCGAACTGATCTCCAACGCCTCCGACGCGCTCGACAAGCTGCGTTACGAGTCGATCGCAAACCCTGCGCTGATGCAAGACGGCGGCGAGCCGAAGATCCGGATCGTGCCGAAGAAGGAGCCGGACACGCTGACCGTGATCGACAACGGCATCGGCATGGACCGCCAGGAGCTGATCGACAATCTCGGCACCATCGCTAAATCCGGCACCAAATCGTTCCTCACCAAGCTGACCGAGGCCAAGGACGGCGCCGGGCTGATCGGCCAGTTCGGCGTCGGCTTCTACGCGGCCTTCATGGTCGCCGACAGCATCGTCGTCACCAGCCGTCGCGCCGGCTCGGCCGAGGCCTGGACCTGGTCGTCGTCGGGCGGCGCCGGCTTCGAGATCGCGCCGGCCTCCGAAGAGGCGGCCGCGCGGGTCAGCCGCGGCACCGAGATCGTGCTGCATCTGAAGCCCGAGGCATCGAAATATCTCGAGGCCTATCAGATCGAGCGCATCGTCAGCGAGTACTCCGACAACATCCAGTTTCCGATCGAACTGGTGCCCGAAGAGGGCGAGCCGCGCCAGATCAATTCGGCCAGCGCGCTGTGGCAGCGCTCGAAATCCGAACTGACCGAAGAGGACTACAAGCAGGCCTACCGGCAGATCGCCGGGGCGTTCGACGAGCCGGCGATGACGCTGCACTACCGCGCCGAGGGCCGGCAATCCTATGCGGTGATGCTGTTCGCGCCGTCGTCCAAGCCGTTCGACCTGTTCGAGCCGGAGCGCAAGGGCCGTATCAAGCTCTATGTCCGCCGCGTCTTCATCACCGCGGACGCCGATCTGCTGCCGCCCTATCTGCGCTTTTTGCGGGGCGTGATCGACAGTGAGGACCTGCCGCTGAACCTGTCGCGCGAGATGCTGCAGAACAATCCGCAGCTCGCGCAGATCCGCAAAGCGGTGACCGGCAAGGTGATCGGCGAACTCGACAGCCTCGCCGAGAAGCAGCCCAAGCAGTTCGCCAAGATCTGGGACGCGTTCGGCCCGGTGATCAAGGAAGGCCTCTACGAGGACTACGAGCGCCGCGAGAAGCTGCTGTCGCTGGCGCGTTTCACCACGACGGCCGGCGACAATCGCACGCTCGCGCAATATGTCGAGGCGATGAAGGAGAACCAGACCGAGATCTATTATCTGGTCGGCGATTCGATCGAGCGGCTGAAGTCCAATCCGAAGCTGGAATCCGCGACCGCCCGCGGCATCGAGGTGCTGCTGCTGACCGACGCGGTCGATGCGTTCTGGACCTCCGGCCAGCTCGACTTCGGCGGCAAGCCGCTGAAGTCGCTGAGCCAGGGCGACATCAATTTCGACCTGATCCCGAAGCTCGATACCGACAAGGCCGAGGACAAGCCGGACGAGGCCAAGGCCGACGAGGCCACCGTGATCGCGGTGATCAAGGACGCGCTCGGCGATCGCGTCAGCGACGTCAAGGCGTCGCAGCGGCTGACCTCGAGCGCGTCGTGCCTCGTCGCCGGCGGCTTCGGGCCGGATCGCGAGCTGGAGAAGATGCTGGCCCGCGCCAACAAGGGCGCCGCCACCAAGCCGGTGCTCGAGATCAATCTCGGCCATCCGCTGGTCGCCGCCCTGGCCGACACCAGGGCCGACAAGGCCGACGCCACCGACCTGTCGTTCCTGCTGCTGGAGCAGGCGCAGATCCTCGACGGCGAATTGCCCGAAGACCCCGCCGCCTTCGCCGGCCGGCTCAACCGGCTGGTGCTGCGCGGCGTTGTTGCGCATGGTTAG
- a CDS encoding porin family protein, giving the protein MRLFASTTAVLMLAAGTAAAADLPRLPLLPAAPVQWSWTGLYWGAHLGGSFGQTSFSDPAGPGLYGGSVRSPAALAGIQVGYNYQPNANWLVGLEADLSAMNGNGTQSCMVSSGLFISANCRVRQDAMATLTGRAGLVTGPGGRTLLYAKAGAAFLSERLDITTGYPIGLSTENNDGRWGWTAGAGIERALAPAWSVKFEYDYANFGNAEMTTPASYRLVPGVGYFATPQGVSKVAQDLHAVKVGLNLKFGGDVDARFDDYHLRGPQVADDVVERGAIEVGGRVWYSSGRFQKDLGATTNQGQQNILISRLAYQSTAASGEMFGRVDGPYDTFLKGFAGGGTLLSGHMNDEDWIATDGIPYSNTFHDPVKGSIAYATLDVGYNLLRGPGYKFGGFVGYNYYRENKSAYGCVQTAGASASQICGSPIANTVLAMTEDDTWHSLRVGFNGELGLGRGLKLSADAAYLPYVKMFGTDNHVMRTDVTDTVSPERGTGQGVQLEAILSYQVTNAFSVGAGARYWAMWATTNAYTNAFGSECPCQTLPTRTERYGTFLQASYKFDGLR; this is encoded by the coding sequence ATGCGTCTTTTCGCTTCGACCACGGCCGTCCTGATGCTGGCCGCAGGAACCGCAGCCGCCGCCGATCTGCCGCGGCTGCCTCTGCTCCCCGCCGCGCCGGTGCAGTGGAGCTGGACCGGCCTGTATTGGGGCGCGCATCTCGGCGGCAGCTTCGGGCAGACCAGCTTCAGCGATCCCGCCGGCCCCGGCCTCTACGGCGGCAGCGTCCGCAGCCCGGCAGCGCTCGCCGGCATTCAGGTCGGCTACAACTATCAGCCGAACGCCAATTGGCTGGTCGGCCTCGAGGCCGATCTCAGCGCGATGAACGGCAACGGCACCCAAAGCTGCATGGTCTCGTCCGGCCTGTTCATCTCGGCGAATTGCCGCGTCCGGCAGGATGCGATGGCGACCCTCACGGGTCGGGCCGGCCTCGTCACCGGCCCCGGCGGCCGCACGCTGCTCTATGCCAAAGCCGGCGCCGCTTTCCTCAGCGAGCGTCTCGACATCACCACCGGCTATCCGATCGGATTGTCGACCGAGAACAATGACGGCCGCTGGGGCTGGACCGCCGGCGCCGGCATCGAACGTGCGCTGGCGCCGGCCTGGTCGGTCAAGTTCGAATACGACTATGCGAATTTCGGCAACGCCGAGATGACGACGCCTGCGAGCTATCGGCTGGTCCCGGGCGTCGGCTATTTCGCCACGCCGCAAGGCGTCAGCAAGGTCGCCCAGGATCTGCACGCGGTGAAGGTCGGCCTCAATCTCAAATTCGGCGGCGACGTCGATGCGCGCTTCGACGACTACCACCTGCGCGGCCCGCAGGTGGCGGACGACGTCGTCGAGCGCGGCGCGATCGAGGTCGGCGGCCGGGTCTGGTACAGCTCGGGACGCTTCCAGAAAGACCTCGGCGCGACCACCAATCAGGGCCAGCAGAACATCCTGATCTCGCGGCTGGCCTATCAGAGCACGGCGGCGTCGGGCGAAATGTTCGGCCGCGTCGATGGTCCCTACGATACCTTCCTCAAGGGCTTCGCCGGCGGCGGCACGCTGTTGAGCGGCCACATGAACGACGAGGACTGGATCGCCACTGACGGCATCCCGTATTCCAACACATTCCACGATCCGGTGAAGGGCAGCATCGCCTATGCGACGCTCGACGTCGGCTACAATCTGCTGCGCGGGCCGGGCTACAAGTTCGGCGGCTTCGTCGGCTATAACTACTACCGCGAGAACAAATCGGCCTATGGCTGCGTGCAGACCGCAGGCGCAAGCGCGTCGCAGATCTGCGGCTCGCCGATCGCCAACACTGTTCTGGCCATGACCGAAGACGACACCTGGCATTCGCTCCGGGTCGGATTCAACGGCGAACTCGGGCTCGGCCGCGGGCTGAAGCTGTCCGCCGACGCCGCCTATCTGCCCTATGTGAAGATGTTCGGAACCGATAATCACGTGATGCGCACCGACGTCACCGATACCGTGTCGCCGGAGCGGGGAACCGGGCAGGGCGTGCAGCTCGAGGCGATCCTGTCGTATCAGGTCACGAACGCCTTCAGCGTCGGCGCCGGCGCGCGCTATTGGGCGATGTGGGCGACCACCAACGCCTACACCAACGCCTTCGGCTCGGAATGTCCGTGCCAGACGTTGCCGACGCGCACCGAACGCTACGGAACTTTCCTGCAGGCGTCCTACAAATTCGACGGGCTCAGGTAG
- a CDS encoding ABC transporter substrate-binding protein — MNVRIFSAALATSALFAIAPASAQGVKIGILNDQSGVYADYGGKWSLEAAKMAVEDFGGEVLGQKIEIVSADHQNKPDNAVAIARKWYDVDGVDMITELTTSSVALAIQDLSKEKKKIDIVVGAATSRITGDACQPYGFHWAYDTHALAVGTGGALVKAGGDSWFFLTADYAFGYALEKDTSEVVKANGGKVVGSVRHPLNSSDFSSFLLQAQSSKAKIVGLANAGLDTANSIKQASEFGIVAGGQKLAGLLLTVAEVHGLGLKAAQGLVLTEAYYWDRDDKSREFAERFFKRTNRMPNMIQAGTYSATLSYLKAVKAAGTKDTEAVAAKLKKLPVDDAFAKGKVLANGRFVHDLYLFEVKKPEESKKPWDYYKLISTVEGYMAFPSAAESGCPLTR; from the coding sequence ATGAACGTCAGGATTTTCTCCGCCGCATTGGCGACCAGCGCCCTGTTTGCGATTGCTCCGGCGTCGGCGCAGGGCGTCAAGATCGGCATCCTCAACGATCAGTCCGGCGTCTATGCCGACTACGGCGGCAAGTGGTCGCTCGAAGCCGCCAAGATGGCGGTCGAGGATTTCGGCGGCGAGGTGCTCGGCCAGAAGATCGAGATCGTCTCCGCCGACCATCAGAACAAGCCCGACAACGCGGTCGCGATCGCGCGCAAATGGTACGACGTCGATGGCGTCGACATGATCACCGAACTGACCACCTCGTCGGTGGCGCTGGCGATCCAGGACCTGTCGAAGGAAAAGAAGAAGATCGACATCGTGGTCGGCGCGGCGACCTCGCGCATCACCGGCGATGCCTGCCAGCCTTACGGCTTCCATTGGGCCTACGACACGCATGCGCTCGCGGTCGGCACCGGCGGCGCGCTGGTGAAGGCGGGCGGCGATTCCTGGTTCTTCCTCACCGCGGACTACGCCTTCGGCTACGCCTTGGAAAAGGACACCAGCGAAGTCGTCAAGGCGAACGGCGGCAAGGTGGTCGGCTCGGTCCGCCATCCGCTGAATTCGTCGGACTTCTCGTCCTTCCTGCTGCAGGCGCAAAGCTCGAAGGCGAAGATCGTCGGCCTCGCCAATGCCGGCCTCGACACCGCCAATTCGATCAAACAGGCCTCGGAATTCGGCATCGTCGCCGGCGGCCAGAAGCTCGCCGGCCTGTTGCTGACGGTCGCCGAGGTGCACGGCCTGGGGCTCAAGGCGGCGCAGGGCCTGGTGCTGACCGAGGCGTATTACTGGGACCGCGACGACAAATCCCGCGAATTCGCCGAACGCTTCTTCAAGCGCACCAACCGGATGCCGAACATGATCCAGGCCGGCACCTATTCGGCGACGCTGTCCTATCTCAAGGCGGTGAAGGCCGCCGGCACCAAGGACACCGAAGCGGTGGCGGCGAAGCTCAAGAAGCTCCCGGTCGACGACGCTTTCGCCAAAGGCAAGGTGCTGGCCAACGGCCGCTTCGTCCACGATCTGTATCTGTTCGAGGTGAAGAAGCCGGAAGAGTCGAAGAAGCCGTGGGATTACTACAAGCTGATCTCGACGGTGGAGGGCTACATGGCGTTCCCGAGCGCGGCCGAGAGCGGCTGCCCGCTGACCAGGTAG
- a CDS encoding MAPEG family protein — MFHYTTIATLLALMFYFYTSVNVARARMLYGVKAPAISGHPDFERVFRVQANTLEWLPIFLPSLWLFAYYLSDAFAAALGGVWIIGRVMYMIGYADAAPKRGAGFAVQMVAAAALWGGSVYGVVHQMLGK, encoded by the coding sequence ATGTTTCACTACACCACGATCGCGACCCTGCTGGCGTTGATGTTCTATTTCTACACCTCGGTGAACGTCGCGCGCGCGCGGATGCTGTACGGCGTCAAGGCGCCGGCGATTTCGGGCCATCCCGATTTCGAACGTGTCTTCCGGGTGCAGGCCAACACGCTGGAATGGTTGCCGATCTTCCTGCCGTCGCTGTGGCTGTTTGCCTATTATCTCAGCGACGCCTTCGCCGCCGCGCTCGGCGGCGTCTGGATCATCGGCCGGGTGATGTACATGATCGGCTATGCCGATGCGGCGCCGAAGCGCGGCGCCGGCTTCGCGGTGCAGATGGTCGCCGCCGCCGCCCTGTGGGGCGGCTCGGTCTACGGCGTCGTGCATCAGATGCTGGGGAAGTGA